Proteins encoded by one window of Portunus trituberculatus isolate SZX2019 chromosome 27, ASM1759143v1, whole genome shotgun sequence:
- the LOC123509543 gene encoding UDP-glycosyltransferase UGT5-like — MKMACNKALAYEGVQRLNEEKFDLVMLHADLTDCFLSFTHKLKVPFIYTSPNKFIGTYSTVAASPAFPSLEARFMLDLEYPLTFTGRMISTLFDLLEILLLEWELIPSWDNECRARQLCPEDMPYLGKLRYNNSLLIINSVRSMEKPTLPYTPTVVHAGGIHCRPAEPLPEDLQQWIAGAGEPGFILFSLGTLIKSADMPEKYLKVLADVLGSLQQRVLWKWDKETMEGLPHNVRLAKWIPQQDVLGHPQLRLFITHGGLFSTQEATYHGVPILGMPVGLDQHYNMRKVQKEGWGHVLYWEDLTHDNLRDHILQLISDKRILEEVQQRSRLMRDQPMSPKDWATYWVEYVLKHQGASHLRSPAGHMPWYQLYNADVWAVLVVTTTVTTILTSWLSFRILRALLRCCCASRKTKKE; from the exons ATGAAGATGGCATGCAATAAGGCCCTGGCCTACGAGGGAGTGCAGAGACTCAACGAAGAGAAGTTTGACCTAGTCATGCTGCATGCCGATCTGACTgattgtttcctttcatttacacATAAACTGAAG GTTCCGTTCATCTATACGTCTCCAAACAAGTTCATTGGAACGTATTCTACCGTAGCAGCATCTccggccttcccttccctggagGCCAGATTCATGCTTGACCTGGAGTACCCTCTCACCTTCACGGGACGCATGATCAGTACTCTTTTTGACCTACTGGAAATACTGTTGCTCGAATGGGAACTTATTCCGAG TTGGGATAATGAGTGCCGAGCCCGCCAGCTGTGCCCTGAAGACATGCCTTATCTGGGGAAACTCCGATATAATAACAGCCTGCTAATCAtcaatag TGTGAGATCGATGGAGAAACCAACCTTGCCCTACACGCCCACGGTGGTGCATGCGGGGGGAATACACTGTCGACCCGCCGAACCACTCCCTGAA GACCTGCAGCAGTGGATCGCTGGTGCTGGGGAACCAGGTTTCATATTGTTCAGTTTGGGAACTTTAATAAAATCTGCAGATATGCCAGAGAA GTACCTGAAGGTGTTGGCAGATGTGCTTGGGTCGCTACAGCAGAGAGTGCTGTGGAAGTGGGACAAGGAAACTATGGAAGGGCTTCCACACAACGTGCGGCTGGCCAAGTGGATCCCGCAGCAGGATGTTCTCG GCCACCCGCAGCTTCGCCTCTTCATAACACATGGAGGTCTATTCAGTACTCAGGAGGCAACGTACCACGGGGTGCCAATTCTGGGCATGCCAGTTGGCCTTGATCAACACTACAACATGCGAAAGGTGCAGAAAGAAGGCTGGGGACACGTCTTGTATTGGGAGGACCTCACCCATGACAACTTGCGCGATCACATCTTGCAGCTCATTAGTGACAAAAG AATACTGGAGGAGGTACAGCAGCGGTCCAGGTTGATGCGAGACCAGCCAATGTCACCAAAAGACTGGGCCACGTACTGGGTGGAATATGTCCTCAAACACCAAGGAGCAAGCCACCTTCGTTCTCCAGCTGGTCACATGCCTTG GTACCAGCTGTACAATGCGGACGTGTGGGCGGTGCTGGTTGTGACGACGACGGTGACTACAATCCTGACGTCCTGGCTGTCCTTCAGGATCCTTCGAGCTCTGCTTCGTTGCTGCTGCGCAtcaaggaagacgaagaaggagtgA